A genomic segment from bacterium encodes:
- a CDS encoding NrpR regulatory domain-containing protein, with protein sequence MPEIGRKEFAILRILGEHGGPVGAGLISRQLGAHGIELTDRAIRYHLQALDEAGLTRNLGRAGRELTEAGQAELANARVADQVALTFAKIERLAYLTRFDLEAGSGKIVINLSLFRQAEFDAAMKVMRPVFLSRWATSDLIATFQPGQKLGDQAIPRGMVGLGTVSAVTLNGVLLSHGIPVQSEFGGLVEVAGHEPVRFTEIIRYGGTSIDPVEVFIKGKATSVQQVVTTGRGKVGAGFRICPAIAREHVMRLVDAMSAWRLRGVAAIGAESRPLMETEVGVDRMGLVICAGLNPIAAAEEAGYSTVNRAMSGVFEYADMEAIG encoded by the coding sequence TTGCCGGAAATTGGCCGGAAGGAATTCGCCATACTCAGAATCCTCGGTGAGCACGGCGGTCCCGTCGGCGCCGGCCTCATCTCCCGCCAGCTTGGCGCCCATGGCATTGAGCTGACCGACCGCGCCATCCGCTACCATCTGCAGGCCCTCGACGAGGCCGGTCTGACCCGCAACCTCGGCCGGGCCGGGCGGGAGCTGACCGAGGCCGGGCAGGCCGAGCTGGCCAATGCCCGCGTGGCCGACCAGGTAGCCCTGACCTTTGCCAAGATCGAGCGCCTGGCCTACCTGACCCGGTTCGATCTGGAGGCCGGAAGCGGAAAGATCGTCATCAACCTGTCCCTGTTCCGCCAGGCTGAGTTCGACGCCGCCATGAAGGTCATGCGCCCCGTGTTCCTGTCGCGCTGGGCCACCAGCGACCTCATCGCCACCTTCCAGCCCGGCCAGAAGCTGGGCGACCAGGCCATCCCTCGCGGCATGGTGGGCCTGGGTACGGTCTCGGCGGTCACGCTCAACGGCGTGTTGCTCAGCCACGGCATCCCGGTCCAGTCGGAGTTCGGCGGCCTGGTGGAGGTCGCGGGCCATGAGCCGGTGCGGTTCACCGAGATCATCCGCTATGGCGGCACGTCCATTGACCCGGTCGAGGTGTTCATCAAGGGCAAGGCGACAAGCGTGCAGCAGGTGGTCACCACCGGCCGGGGCAAGGTGGGGGCGGGCTTCCGCATCTGCCCGGCCATCGCGCGCGAGCACGTGATGCGGCTGGTGGACGCCATGTCGGCCTGGCGGCTGCGGGGCGTAGCTGCGATCGGCGCCGAAAGCCGCCCCCTGATGGAGACGGAGGTCGGGGTGGACAGGATGGGCCTGGTGATCTGCGCCGGTCTCAACCCCATCGCCGCGGCGGAAGAGGCGGGCTACTCAACGGTCAACCGCGCCATGTCTGGGGTGTTCGAGTACGCGGACATGGAAGCGATTGGATGA
- a CDS encoding glutamine amidotransferase family protein codes for MANMHRLPPFKIPAACGTCGILDRTGACFSGADVVRGMANMHERGNGLGAGFVAYGIYPDHADDYCLHLMCAGTTGLQRARDYLGSVLTIVHDEPIPTQTTPTITDEPVLWRFFVQPNADKLGTPGEQDYVVACVMTLNRDVEGAYVASSGKNMGIFKGVGYPEPIADFYLIPEYQGYLWVSHTRFPTNTGGWWGGAHPFGLLEWSIVHNGELSSYGVNKRYVKSFGYECTLMTDSEVISYMLDLLCRKHKLSIEMAALAMAAPEWDEIDEEPDPQRKALLTAMRQTYPGALLNGPFGVIAGHNGGMFGMSDRLKLRPLAAATKGDRAYIASEEAAIWAVDGQPDEAWPIDAGTPVRFDLN; via the coding sequence ATGGCCAACATGCACCGACTCCCTCCCTTCAAGATCCCGGCCGCTTGCGGCACGTGCGGCATTCTCGACCGCACCGGCGCCTGCTTCTCCGGCGCTGATGTCGTCCGCGGCATGGCGAACATGCACGAGCGCGGCAACGGCCTGGGCGCCGGCTTCGTCGCCTACGGCATCTATCCCGACCACGCCGACGACTACTGCCTGCACCTGATGTGCGCCGGCACGACCGGCCTGCAGCGCGCCCGCGACTACCTCGGCAGCGTCCTGACCATCGTCCACGATGAGCCCATTCCGACGCAGACCACCCCGACCATCACTGACGAGCCCGTGCTGTGGCGCTTCTTCGTCCAGCCCAACGCCGACAAGCTCGGCACGCCCGGTGAGCAGGACTATGTGGTCGCCTGTGTGATGACCCTCAACCGCGACGTCGAGGGCGCCTACGTCGCCTCCAGCGGCAAGAACATGGGCATCTTCAAGGGTGTCGGCTACCCCGAGCCCATCGCCGACTTCTACCTGATCCCCGAGTACCAGGGTTACCTGTGGGTCTCCCACACCCGCTTCCCGACCAACACGGGCGGCTGGTGGGGCGGCGCGCATCCCTTCGGCCTGCTCGAATGGTCCATCGTCCACAACGGTGAGCTGTCCAGCTACGGGGTCAACAAGCGCTACGTGAAGTCCTTCGGCTACGAGTGCACGCTGATGACGGACTCGGAAGTCATCAGCTACATGCTCGACTTGCTGTGCCGAAAGCACAAGCTGTCCATCGAGATGGCCGCCCTGGCGATGGCCGCCCCGGAATGGGACGAGATTGACGAAGAGCCCGACCCGCAGCGCAAGGCCCTGTTGACGGCGATGCGCCAGACGTACCCGGGCGCGCTGCTCAACGGCCCGTTTGGGGTCATCGCCGGCCACAACGGCGGCATGTTCGGGATGAGCGACCGGCTCAAGCTGCGTCCGCTGGCCGCGGCGACCAAGGGCGACCGCGCGTATATCGCCAGCGAGGAAGCCGCGATCTGGGCCGTGGACGGCCAGCCCGACGAGGCCTGGCCCATAGACGCCGGCACGCCGGTGCGGTTCGATCTGAACTAG